The Malaclemys terrapin pileata isolate rMalTer1 chromosome 2, rMalTer1.hap1, whole genome shotgun sequence nucleotide sequence CTGCGCAGGTGGGCAGTCAGGTGGCGCTTGTCACTGAAGCCGCGTCCGCACTCGGCGCAGGAGAAGGGCcgcccctccaggtgcagccgcTGGTGCGACGTCAGGTTCTTCTTCCAGCTGAAGCTTTTGCCGCACTCGGGGCAGGTGAAGGGTTTCTGCTCCGGCGAGGACCCTGGGGGTGGCACTGCCACTTCTGGCAGCCTGCAGGGGGCACTTGTCTCCAGCTGGGCCAGTGCCcccggctctggctccagctctgTGTGCACGCGCTGGTGCCGCACCAGATGCTGCTTGTGGGTGAAGCTGCGGGCGCACTGGGCGCACTGGTAGGGAcgctccccggtgtggatgcgctggtgccGGATCAGGTGCGTCTTCTTGCGGAAGCTCCGGCCGCACTCGGCGCAGGGGaagggccgctccccggtgtgcgtCTTCTGGTGCGATCCCAGGTGGATCTTCTGGCTGAAGCAGCGGCCGCACTGGGCACACTGGTAGGGGCGCTCGCCcgtgtggatgcgctggtgccGCGTCAGGTGGGCCTTCTTGCTGAAGCCCTTGCCGCACTGGGCGCAGGGGAAGGGCCGCTCCCTGGAGTGGGTGCGCTGGTGGGCCACCAGGTTGGGCTTCTGGCTGAAGCTGCGGCCGCACTCCCCGCAGGCGTAGGGGCTCTCCCCGGTGTGCACCCGCTGGTGGAGCCGCAGTGTCAGCTTGTCCTTGAACCGCCGCTCGCACTCGGTGCAGCCGTACGGCTTCTCGGTCAGGAGCTGCCACTGCTGGAGGGCCAAGCCCGGGAGGTCGCCGTAGCTGCCGTAGTCCTCCAGGCTCGGCCTCTCCAGCTTGCACGCGCCCAGGTAGCCATGGCCCCCGTCGGGGTGCAGCAAGCCGCTGCCCTGCAGCTGCCCCGACAGCAGCGCCTCCGCACTGAGACTCGCAGGCCACTCCTCATAGTCCTCCTCCACCTTCACTGTCCGGATGAGCCAGTCATCTGCCCGGggcggaggggagagagagatggagaatcaGACAGCCCAGCACGTCGGGTAACCCACCGACCCCCAGCCATGTCCCTGGCTTCTTCAGGGACAGAACCACGCCCAGCAATTCCAGTACCTCCCCCTGCTGAGTTACCGGAGCTGCTCCCGCGGCCCAGCGAGTCCTGGGAACCGGGGCCAGGGATGGGAgcggtgtgacggagcagggagcagggcagatttgacctgggaatgttgcagggggattgcagtgaggaggggggacttcccttgaaggaagctacctgagctgtaacctgagccaggaaggggtgggggggtggggagaattaacaccttctgcccgggagactgaacaaaggagaggagcagcgggaggagttgggagtttagtttcggtttgggctgggtggtgcaacgcagggaaccccaagctggggtctaagctccctgaacctcccagagggacctaattgagggggtctggtcgtacctacacgctctgcttgagactgtgttcctgtccttaaataaaccttctgctttactggctggttgagagtcgcagtgaatctcgggaagaggggtgcagggccctaactcccccacactccgcaacaagcGGGCCCTGAGTGGTTCCCCTCGCTCGCCAAGGGCTGACTGGGCTGTGGagacctatctcctagaacttggaagggaccccgaagggtcatcgagtccagccccctgccttcactagcagggccaattttgccccaggtccctaagtggccccctcaagctTGAACTTATAACTgagctacctccccccccccccccccccccccccccccaaaaagagacTGAGCGCCTctcaccgcagggctggggcacattgGCAGCGGATGGTGCCAGGGAGTTTGCTTGGCAgatacggggggggggaggggggggtcctcACCTGAGAAGCTGCTCTCAGGGCCTTTTCGTCCTTCCAGCCCCATCTGCTCCCCGccaccatgctgctgctgctgctctcgcTCACCTTGCGGGATGATCTCGGGCTTGGGCACTACGGATcctgtcagagggggagagagaatcaaGCCCAGATTCCCCCACGCTTCAGGAAGTGTCACAAGCAGCCCAGGAGTGGCTGGCTGcacctccctccagctccctcgGGTTTTATAAAGTCGCCCCTCACCTGTGGTGTCAGGGCACCTGCAGGGCAGCAAATCCTGGCTCTGGCGGCCCAAGAGGAGAGGGGAGTCCCACCGCCCCCCCTGCGACTGCCAGCAGAGGCTCCCTCCTGCACACAGCCCGGGGCTACCTGTAGCCGGCAGCAGCACTCGGAGAGAGGCAGCCCCGTAAGCCACCGCGACCCGAGCCAGTAAGCGTTTTGTTGGGCCACAGCAATAGCCTAAActgcctgcagccagggccaggcAGCCAGCACCAGCGCCACGAGCCCCCAGCTCCAGTCTCCAGCGCAGCCCCCCGCAGACGCCTGCCAGGCGCGAGAAGGGCGCCTGCTTCCCACAGGAAAGGACGCAAACCTCGGGCCGAGCACCAGCGATGACAAGTCGCTGCAGCTGGGGTTCACCAGGACCTCCAGGCTGGCAGAGCAACAACCGTGCCCGGATCCTCCTGCCACTGACACGGCTCAAGCACTGGTCAGTCCACATCCTTACTCTGCTTCCAGGACCTGGAGCATCTCGCTTGGGAAAGAGCCCTCCTCATGCCCCTCACTGACCTGGGCTGGCGCTGCCAGGGgcctccctctgctctgcctccccaGGAGCCTTGGCACGAGGCTCTTCGGCTTGCTCGACCCGTGGGACAATCTCGGGTTTGGTGACGGGGGACCCTGCATGAGACACAACAGAGGCTGCTGGCCACGTGCAGGGCAGGCCGGGCCACCCGCCGGCTCTCGGGCACAGCAAACCCAGTCACCCCAAAGCTGACAGAGGGTACGTTTAGGAGAGGAGTCCGGATAGGGCCTTACTCCCTGCGGAGAGAACGCTCCTGCACAGTGCCACTGGGCTGGGGTTGCAATGGCTTCTGGGAGCAACAACTCCACGCACCAGAGGGCTTGCCTGTTTGCAGCCAGTCGAGAGCCCCCGACACTGCCGGTGCGCCATTCACCAGCCCCCCAGGGAATTTAGGGGGAGGtgcccctccccggagcactccCTGCGCAATGCAGGGCACACACCGCAGGCGGGGGCTGTTTTTACCCAGAGCAATCATGGCATCATAGTTCTCCCTCATTCTGCTCCCAGTGCCGCTCTGCCACTGCTCCAGAAGGGAAGGGCGATCCTGTCCTCACGTCTCGCTGGGACCTGCAACAACAAGAGACGCTGAGTGAGCAGCATGCTCAGTGGGGAGACCCCGGAGAACACACCCCAGCGCATCCCAGGGCTTTGGAAACGTCCCCGTGGGCTAATCCACTTCAGCTCTGGGCAGCATCACAGTCAGGGCTCGGTGCGCTCTGGGAGAAGCTGGGCCTACATTCTGCAGCCTCTGGTGGAAAGTCTGCAGCAGCTTCAAATACATTTGGAACCGGAGCTTTCTGTGGACTCAGGGAAGAAGCTGAGTAACGCAGCGCAGCTTCACGCTCTATATTTGGATGTTAAATCCACTTTGCTTCATGCTGTCCCCACACACTCAGTTTTCAACGTGCTATCGAATCCTGGAACGAAATTACAGAACGGCTTTGCAGACATCTTCCGGGGGGAAGCTGACGGTCTCGGTCGCTGCGTGAGGGGCAACTggcagctgggaatgggtggaAGATTGATTGACAGTGTGGAGTCAACACATCGGTTGGACGCTTCTGCCCAAATAGTTAGCACTGTTGGGTTATTACTTGCCATCTGTAGGGTTCAGAGTTAAcatcccattgagatgaatggggcaatcCACACCCGTCCAAGCTAATGTCCCGTAACCCAGGCAGACATCTCTGCACGGCTTACACTTGACTCAAGCTTTCAGCGTTTCATTTGTTGCTATGAGGGCAAGAATCATTTTTAAAGTAGGGCTGAGCTGCTGAGCCCAAATCCGCTCACAGGGCGGATGTTAGGATTAGGACGCCCATTGTGCCTTAGATGTTCGTCTTCAGGCTTGGCTCCAGGCCGCTAGGGACGCCTTTATCATTAGGATGCAGGATCTGCTTGCAGCCCTGTCCCCATCTTCTGGGAAATGAAAACTCTCGCTGGCATTAAACAAGGGATTGTGTGCGGCGGCATCACGGGGAGAGCAGACAAAACCCGCCTGCTGGGACTCAGTGATTCAGCTGGCCCAAGTGATCCatgctctgctccctgtgtgcCTCGTGCCccttcgggtatgtctacactgcaataaacccGTGGCACCGAGgttcgggctgcagggctatcaCACCGCAGTGCAGCTGTTctggttcaggctggagcccaggcactggGACCCTCTCACACTGCGGgatgtcagagcccaggctccagcccgagcctggatGTCTACACAGCCTCGCAGCCCGCGCCTGGGCCAGCCGTGCCGCAGGCCTTTCACCGCGATGCACACGTACCCTTAGCGACTCCTTTTTACTCCTGAGTTGGGTGGGCTCCGCAGGGCCGAGAGAGGGGGCTGCATCCTACTCTGGCTCGTGCTCCAGTGGCAGCGATGGTGGGCgaggaagaacggcccagcggggCTGTCAGAGCCCAGGCGGGCAGCTCGGGCTCTGAGCACACGTGGTCTGGGGCTGGCCGTGTCTCCTTAGCGTGCGGGGTTGCGGAGGGAGGACAGCTTGGTGGGCTGCGTCGAGATGGACGTGTCCTGTCGGCGTGAGGTGGCTCTGTAGAGAAGACAAGGCTAGTGAGATGGCGCGCTGCGGCGTTCTCTCCGAGGCCTGTCATGGGCGCAGCACCTC carries:
- the ZNF467 gene encoding zinc finger protein 467 isoform X2; this translates as MRENYDAMIALGSVVPKPEIIPQGEREQQQQHGGGEQMGLEGRKGPESSFSDDWLIRTVKVEEDYEEWPASLSAEALLSGQLQGSGLLHPDGGHGYLGACKLERPSLEDYGSYGDLPGLALQQWQLLTEKPYGCTECERRFKDKLTLRLHQRVHTGESPYACGECGRSFSQKPNLVAHQRTHSRERPFPCAQCGKGFSKKAHLTRHQRIHTGERPYQCAQCGRCFSQKIHLGSHQKTHTGERPFPCAECGRSFRKKTHLIRHQRIHTGERPYQCAQCARSFTHKQHLVRHQRVHTELEPEPGALAQLETSAPCRLPEVAVPPPGSSPEQKPFTCPECGKSFSWKKNLTSHQRLHLEGRPFSCAECGRGFSDKRHLTAHLRSHMGLKPYACAYCEKSFSHKPNLTTHQRTHTGERPFACPDCGRSFTHNQHLVRHRRVHTGERPFACPQCDRSFSSRPNLIAHTKAHSGKRPYICEQCGRGFSRKSHLVRHQAVHTGTRPHGCSLCGKRFSSKTNLVRHQAVHTGHRPYICTQCGKSFSRKTHLLRHERTHAAPLQRDRDSTWAVHDPLSQQAACL
- the ZNF467 gene encoding zinc finger protein 467 isoform X1; this translates as MRENYDAMIALGSPVTKPEIVPRVEQAEEPRAKAPGEAEQREAPGSASPGSVVPKPEIIPQGEREQQQQHGGGEQMGLEGRKGPESSFSDDWLIRTVKVEEDYEEWPASLSAEALLSGQLQGSGLLHPDGGHGYLGACKLERPSLEDYGSYGDLPGLALQQWQLLTEKPYGCTECERRFKDKLTLRLHQRVHTGESPYACGECGRSFSQKPNLVAHQRTHSRERPFPCAQCGKGFSKKAHLTRHQRIHTGERPYQCAQCGRCFSQKIHLGSHQKTHTGERPFPCAECGRSFRKKTHLIRHQRIHTGERPYQCAQCARSFTHKQHLVRHQRVHTELEPEPGALAQLETSAPCRLPEVAVPPPGSSPEQKPFTCPECGKSFSWKKNLTSHQRLHLEGRPFSCAECGRGFSDKRHLTAHLRSHMGLKPYACAYCEKSFSHKPNLTTHQRTHTGERPFACPDCGRSFTHNQHLVRHRRVHTGERPFACPQCDRSFSSRPNLIAHTKAHSGKRPYICEQCGRGFSRKSHLVRHQAVHTGTRPHGCSLCGKRFSSKTNLVRHQAVHTGHRPYICTQCGKSFSRKTHLLRHERTHAAPLQRDRDSTWAVHDPLSQQAACL